The genomic interval CCTGGATGACGCTGCCTTCGGGGCGGTCGCCGATTTCGATGGGGGGCCGGCCGGGGAGGTCGATCCGGGCGTACCGTTCGGCGCCCAGCTGCTCGGCCAGGACGTCGGGGTTGACCCGCTCCTCGCCGAGGAGACGGCTCTCTACGACGCTGACCAGGCGCAGCGCCTCGGAGTCGACGCTTTCCTGGGCGCTGTTGCTGATGGTGCGGGTCTCGACGAGGACGAGGGAGACCCCGAAGACGGCGATCACGACGAGCACCACGGCGAGCGTGGAGTTGATCAGGCGGCGGCGCATGGCTGTGTGTGTACGTCAGCTCTTCTCGAAGCGGAAGCCGACGCCCCGCACGGTGGCGATATAACGCGGGTTGGCGGCGTCGTCGCCCAGCTTCTTGCGGAGCCACGAGATGTGCATGTCGAGGGTCTTGGTCGACGACCACCAGGTGGTGTCCCAGACCTCGCGCATCAGCTGGTCGCGCGTGACGACCCGGCCCGCGTCCCGGACGAGGACCCGCAGCAGGTCGAACTCCTTTGCCGTGAGCTGGAGTTCCTCCTCGCCCATCCAGGCGCGGTGCGATTCGACGTCGATCCGTACGCCGTGGGTGGCGGGAGCGGGGGTGGGCTCGGTGGCGCCGCGCCGCAGGAGGGCCCGTACGCGGGCGAGCAGCTCGGCGAGGCGGAACGGCTTGGTCACGTAGTCGTCGGCGCCGGCGTCGAGGCCGACCACCGTGTCCACCTCGTCGGCGCGGGCGGTCAGCACCAGGATCGGGATGGTGTGGCCGTCGCCGCGGAGTCTGCGGGCGACTTCGAGGCCGTCCATGCCGGGCAGTCCCAGGTCGAGCACGACCAGGTCGACTCCGCCCTGGAGTCCGGCGTCGAGCGCGGACGGTCCGTCCTCGCGCACCTCGACCTCGTAACCCTCCCGGCGCAGTGCGCGGGCCAGCGGCTCGGAGATGGATGCGTCGTCCTCGGCGAGCAGTACACGGGTCATGGACTGATGGTAGTCCGCGGACGGTACGAGGCGTGGGGCGATGGTGTGGCGGCCGTCCGGTGATCGTCCGGAGGTCCCCCGGCGGCCCCCCTCGTTGTCCGGAAGTCGTCCAGACCCTGCGGCTCTGGGATGCGATCCTGGCAAGGGCCTTCGGATCAGGGCTGTAGGTTCCCGCGCAACCTGTGATCCATCTCTCAAGTCCTTCCATATGCCGCGCTGTCGTGTCGTATGGTGGCGAGACGCCTGTAGTACGACGCAGGGGCCTTTGGGGTGTCAACACGCCAAAGGTCTCTTTTCTGTGCGGGGTTGGCTTGCCGCCCCGTCGACAGGAAATGACCTATCGGCCGGGCCCCTCGCGTGCTGCCGGCCGCCCCCCACACGGGCGCGTACCCGCTCACGAGGCGGACGCGTCCCGAGCGAGCAAGGATCCACCATGGCGTCCAGCCTGACGAAGGACACCGCCGGGGCACCTTCCGGCGAGAAGGCCTTCTTCGGCCACCCCCGCGGTATGGCCACCCTCTTCATGACGGAGATGTGGGAGCGCTTTTCCTGGTACGGAATGCGCGGCATTCTCACGCTCTACCTGGTGGCTGCGGTCCTCGATGGCCCGCTGGAGGACCGGAAGGTTCTCGCCGCCTCCATCTACGGCGTCTACAACGCCGTCGTCTACATGGCGGCCATGCCGGGCGGCTGGGTCGCCGACCGCCTCTGGGGTGCGCGCAAGGCCGTCCTCGTCGGCGGCATCGTCATCGCGCTGGGCCACTTCACCCTCGCGATCCCGAACGACGTCGCCTTCTTCTGCGGCCTCGCGCTGATCGCGGCCGGTACCGGTCTGATGAAGCCGAACATCTCCGTGATGGTCGGCGGCCTCTACGAGGGCCAGTCCAGCGCCCGCCGTGACGCCGGATTCACGCTCTTCTACATGGCGATCAACATCGGCGCCATGATCGCGCCGCTGGTCGTCGGCTACCTCGGTGAGAACGTCAACTGGCACCTCGGCTTCGCCGTTGCCGGTATCGGCATGAGCCTGGCCGTCGTCCAGTACGTCCTGGGCGGCCGTCACCTCGGTGACATCGGCAAGGAGCCCGCGAAGCCGGCCACGCCGGAGGAGAAGCGCGCCGTCCTGCGCAAGGTCGCAATGTGGGCGGGCATCGCCGTCGTCGCGCTGCTCGCGGACCTGGCCATGGGTACGTACGACATCGAGCACGTCGTCAACGTCCTGGCCGTTCTCGGTGTCGTCGTGCCGATCGTCTACTTCGTCGCGATCTTCCGTAACCCGGCGCTCACCAGCGAGGACCGCCCGAAGATCAAGGCGTACGTGTGGTTCTTCGTGACCGCCGTGCTGTTCTGGATGATCTACGACCAGTCCGGCTCGCTCCTGACGATCTTCGCCGACGAGAAGACGGACCGCATGATCGGCGGCTGGGAGTTCCCGGCCTCCTGGTACCAGTCGGTCAACCCGATGATGGTCATCGTCCTGGCCCCGATCTTCGCCGCGCTGTGGGTCAAGCTGGCGCAGCGCAACCGCGAGCCCAGCACCGCGATGAAGTTCGCCCTGGCGATGCTCCTCATCGGCGGCTCGTTCGGCATCATGGGCCTGGCGGGCGCCGCGGCCGCGAACAGCGAGACCGGCAAGGTCACGATCTTCTGGCTGCTGAGCGTCTACCTCGTGCAGACCATCGGCGAGATGTGCCTGTCGCCGGTCGGCCTGTCCCTGTCGACGAAGATGGCCCCGAAGCTGTTCGTCGGACAGATCATGGGTCTCTGGTTCCTGGCCAGCGCCACGGGCAACGCGCTGAACGGCTGGACCACCAAGCTGAACGCGCCGCTCGGCGACGCGCTCTACTACACGCTGTGGGCGGTCGTCGCCGTCGCTGCGGGCTTGGCCTTCATGACGGCGGGCAAGCGGATCCGCGCCCTGATGGGCAACGTGAAGTAATACGCGCTGCTCAGCAGAACGAGAACAGGCCGGTACGAAGAAAGCTTCGTACCGGCCTGTTTTGCGACCGGGCCAGGAGGCAAGATGCGCCCGGAAGGTGCACGCCCTTACGGTCACCCAAACAGCTACTTGGTCTCCTGCCAGTAACCGGCAAGACTGGAACGAATAGGGCACTTGACTATGGAACCCTGCCCCGGATTCTTCCACGAGTCATACAGCGTTACATAAACATCATGCGTACTGGCGCCCGTGCCACGGATGTTGGCGCACTTGATTGCAGCGCGATGCTTATTCACCATCTTCGCGCCGGCCACGAGCGGACCATGCACTGGAGTGCACTTCGACGTAGCTTGGGCCCTGCCCCACACAAGCTTGGCAGAATTACTGCACTTCGACTGAGTTGCGGCGAAAGCCTGACCTGGAAGCGCAACCACCAGAGCGCTCCCGAAGACTGCCACCGAGGTGGCGATGGTCACACTTCTCTTCATGCGGATGGCATGAATGCTCATATCTCTCCCCGTCAAAAAGCAGAGGCACAGCCCATGCAGACGCACGCCTGATCAAAACCAGCATGCGGCAGATTGGAAATACCGGGCCGCCATATGCATCTGGTCAGGATGCACACATACCTCTGAGGTTTCATTAGCGCGAGCTGATTCCTGCCGACGCGTTGATGACCCTAGCGCCCGTTCAAGACAAAGATCAAAAACTTGCCGTGTGCTGTCCATCACCTAATGGTGACAACTACCCGGCACGGACAATGGCAGAGGGTCGGTCATCGTTGTCGATGACCGCCGCTCCGCGTGAGCGTCAGCCATTCAGGTTGCGCCACCGGCGCCGCGGCGTCTGGGACAGGCCGCGGGGCCGACCAAGGACGTCACAACCTACTGGACCCGCGCGGCCGTCGTAGGGCCGACCCCGCCGGCCCTACCGCGTAACAAGCCGTCAGCGGAGTGTGCGCATCATCGACGCGAAGACGGGCGAGTCGGGGAACGGCTGCTGTTCGCCGATCTTCTCGTAGCCCCACCGCTCGTACACGGCTTGGACCTTGCCATCTCCGGCGGCCGGATTGACCAGGAGAGTGATGCGCTCCTCGGGGCGGCCGGACAGTAGCTCTTCGTGGATTCGGTGGGCGGCGCCGGTACCGCGCCACGTCTTGCGGACGACGATCTCGTTGAGCGCGAAGGTCCGGCTGCCGGTCTCCTCCGCGAAGCCCTCGGGCATCTGCGTCGTCATCGCCGTCCACCACCGGCTCTTCGTACCGAGGGGCACGCCGTACGCGAAGCCGACCGCCTCGCCCTGGTCGTACGCCACGACGGCCTCCCAGCCGAGGGCGGAACTGTGGCCGGTGAGACGCTCGTTGAACCGCTCGACCGTGTAGAAGGGGCCGGTGAGCCCGAAGTCGCGGTGGCGCACCTCGGCGTGAACATCGACGATCTCCTGGCGCACCTCCTCCACATTGCGGACGTGGCGGAGTTCGAGCGCGGCAGGGCTGGTCATACGGCGGTTCCTTTTCGTGAGGCGGTCCGATACTCGGTCCAGGAGCGGGTCTCGCGGGCGTCGGGGGCGATGCGGTGGATGAGGAGATCGAATTTCTTGAGGATGTTCGCAGACCGGCCGGCGGAGTCTTCGTGGGCGGACTGCGCGGTGGTGCAGGCCAGTTCCACGTCGCCCTGGAGGAGCTGGGCGAGGGCGAGCTGGGCCGTGTAGTAAGTCCGGTTGCGGCGTAGCTCGGGCCGGAGCTGGGCCAGGGCCCGATGGGTACATGCTTCAGCTTCGGCATACCGGCCGATGTGGAGGTTGGCGATGGCCGACAGTCCGTCGAGTTCGGCCTGGTCGTAGAACCCCATCCAACTGGGGCGGTACTCCCGTGGGTCGGCACGGTCCCATGCTTTCTCGGCGGCTCCCAGGCTCCGCAGGGCGTTGGTGCGGTCTCCGGCACTCGCGTGGACACCGGCACTGCGCGCATGCGCGAGGGAGGCGAAGAGGGGATCTTGTCGGGTGATGGAGCTGCTGCGCGCGGCTGCCGCTGCGGCGATGGCTTCGCCCCAGTCCTGACGCTGGAGGGCGAGGATCGCGGCATGAGACCAGATCCGGAACTGGATACCGCTGTCGCCGGAGAGGCCGGCGAGCGCAATGGCTCTTTCACTGTGCCGCTGAGCCTCGTCGAGGTGGTGCGCGTCGACTGCGGCCCACATCGCGGTGGACGTGAACGACGCGGCCATCAGATAGAGGCCGGAGCGTACGCGGTCCGAGGCAGAGTAGTTACGGTGCAGGTCGAGAGCCTGCTCTGCCAAGGCCGCCGCTCTGGATTCAAGCGACATGTCCCCGCCCGCGTTGTCGACGTCCACCAGGGCGTCGAAGCGTGCTTGCAGACGGGCAAGATCGGAAGCGCCGACCTTCGGCCGCGAGGAGATCACCCCCACCGAACCGAGGGCTGCTCCGCTCGCGGCGAGGAAGGTGCGTCGCCTCAACGGGTCCTCCGGGGGTACTGGTTGTCGCGCCGAACGTGGCGGGGTGAACCCGAGTTGTTCGGCCGTGCACCCGAATACTGTCTCTAACGCGGCCCGATTTTTCCCCTGCGGCCACCGTGTTTTTCCGGTCACGAGGTTGTGCACCGTGCGCTCGGACACCGTTCCGTACCGGCCGGCGAGCTGCTCGATCTCCGCGTTCATGCGGTGTGCCAGCTCAGCGTGGGTCAGTCCCAGTTCGCTCATGCGTTCTTGAAGCGCGGCATTGCCCCCCATGACCACCGACCGTAGCCCTCTGATCACATCCGCCTCAAGACATAGGTAATGACGGGGTCAAATCTTCCGGCCGCGTGCACGCAGGCCGCGCGCACTTCTTCCTGACTGTCACCCCGGCACCGCTCGTTGAATGGATACACGTCGCCAAGGACCGCCCCGCAGGCCCGGTCTGGAAGCGGCCCCCGTGACCGGCGCCCAGCCTCGCCGTCCTCCTGGTGGGGCGGGGCTGCCACCACCCAATCAAAGGAGGCGTACCGGTGATCACGCCCACGACGTCGACCCTGCCCAACCCCCACGATGTCCGCGCCGACGTCGCTGTGGCCCTCGCCCTGGCCGGACACGGACGTGCCCACGGGGAACTCGTCTCCGCGCTCCGCAGGCGGCTGTGCGGCTACATCCACGCACTGGCCGAACCCGCGCGAGCATGGGCTGCACTTCAGGTGGAGGACGCCGACCGGTACCAGGCCGTGATCCGCCAGGCCATACGGATCGCGACCACCGGAGCCCTCACCGAACCTGACCCCGCCCACGCGCTGCGCCTGCTCGCCAAGGCCACCGACACCACGGCCCGCATGGCAAGCGCCCGCCCACCGGCGGAGGCGTCATGACCTCGCCCGCGTGGCCACTGGCCGTACCGGAACCGAAACCGGGCTGCGCCACCTGCGCCCACCTGTGCCAACTCCGCCGCCAGGCCCAGGCCACCGGCGACGGCTCCGCCACCAGCGACGCCAACGTCCGCCTGCGCCGCCACTTCGCCGAGGACCACTCCGACACCTGAGACTCCCCGGCCCGCACCTTCCCAGGCAGTCGGCACGGGCCAGGGTCCACACACCGCTCGCAGTCAACGAGAGGAGCACCACCATGAGCACCGAAACGCTGGAGAAAGTCGAGCTGGGCCGGTTCTTCACGGTCAGCGCCCGCTGCTTCGCCGTAGGCCACGGCGCACCCGAGATGTTCTCCCCCGCGATCGACGCCGAATGGCACCGGCTGATGGAGACACCCGAGTACACCGAGTTCAGCAGTCGCCACGGCGGACAGGCCTTCGGCCACGCCAGCAACTGCGGCGCTGGCTCCGTCACCTGGATCACCACGTACGAAGAGATGTATGGCGCCCTGCCGGAGATCTGGTTCACACGCGAGGACGGCACCCTCGACGAGACCGGATTCACCCACTACCGGGAGACCGGCGAGGTCGTCGCCGAATGGAACTGCTCCCCGGCCCCGGGCGACGGCGACGCGGCGCCGACACAGGAGAAGGCCGCCGCGCGGTGACACACCCACGAACTGACGGAGCGTCCCGGCTTACCGCTGGGGCGCTCCGCCTCGTTGAGACCCGGACCACGAATCCACAGTGCGTAGACATCGCCGACTACGTTCAGCGCATGACGGCCCACTGCCCCTACCTGGCCCCCTCCCTGGCACGCGGGCTGACCGGCTGGACCGTCTACGAAGCCGCTGGCGAGACGGACGCGGTCGAAGCGGAGTTGTTCTGGGCCGGAGTCCAGGCCGCCGAGTGGATACGTCCTTTGGCACAACGGCCCCACGGCGCGCTCGTGTGCGAGAACGTCGTCATCCTGGGCGGCGCACTCCACAGCCACCTCACCGCATGGCCTCATTGGGCGCTGAAGAACCTGTACGGGCCGGTAGGCGTCATGTTCGGGAAGTTCCACGCCGGGGAGGAAGAGTTCAACCGCGATGGGCAGAGCATCCCCACCACGCCCGTCTCGTTCCTCCCGGTACGGCCCGCAGTACGTAAACGCGACCCCAGGTTCCTGCGCGACACTCCGGACCTGGCCGACGCGCTCGCCGTGGCGGTCGACGACGGCCGCGACGTATTCGGCGGCATCCCACACCAACTGCCGCTCACTGCCGCCATCGACCTGTGCCGGACCGTGGCCGAATTCCATGCCTCCGGTTGGGTCCACTCCGATCTCCAACCCACCCACGGCATCCACGCCATCGATGGAGTCCGCCTCATTGACTTCGCATGGGCCTGGCCCGTCGGCAAGCAACGGCCCCCAGGATTCGAGGGGACCATGA from Streptomyces spiramyceticus carries:
- a CDS encoding response regulator transcription factor, producing the protein MTRVLLAEDDASISEPLARALRREGYEVEVREDGPSALDAGLQGGVDLVVLDLGLPGMDGLEVARRLRGDGHTIPILVLTARADEVDTVVGLDAGADDYVTKPFRLAELLARVRALLRRGATEPTPAPATHGVRIDVESHRAWMGEEELQLTAKEFDLLRVLVRDAGRVVTRDQLMREVWDTTWWSSTKTLDMHISWLRKKLGDDAANPRYIATVRGVGFRFEKS
- a CDS encoding peptide MFS transporter; its protein translation is MASSLTKDTAGAPSGEKAFFGHPRGMATLFMTEMWERFSWYGMRGILTLYLVAAVLDGPLEDRKVLAASIYGVYNAVVYMAAMPGGWVADRLWGARKAVLVGGIVIALGHFTLAIPNDVAFFCGLALIAAGTGLMKPNISVMVGGLYEGQSSARRDAGFTLFYMAINIGAMIAPLVVGYLGENVNWHLGFAVAGIGMSLAVVQYVLGGRHLGDIGKEPAKPATPEEKRAVLRKVAMWAGIAVVALLADLAMGTYDIEHVVNVLAVLGVVVPIVYFVAIFRNPALTSEDRPKIKAYVWFFVTAVLFWMIYDQSGSLLTIFADEKTDRMIGGWEFPASWYQSVNPMMVIVLAPIFAALWVKLAQRNREPSTAMKFALAMLLIGGSFGIMGLAGAAAANSETGKVTIFWLLSVYLVQTIGEMCLSPVGLSLSTKMAPKLFVGQIMGLWFLASATGNALNGWTTKLNAPLGDALYYTLWAVVAVAAGLAFMTAGKRIRALMGNVK
- a CDS encoding GNAT family N-acetyltransferase — translated: MTSPAALELRHVRNVEEVRQEIVDVHAEVRHRDFGLTGPFYTVERFNERLTGHSSALGWEAVVAYDQGEAVGFAYGVPLGTKSRWWTAMTTQMPEGFAEETGSRTFALNEIVVRKTWRGTGAAHRIHEELLSGRPEERITLLVNPAAGDGKVQAVYERWGYEKIGEQQPFPDSPVFASMMRTLR